A single window of Candidatus Neomarinimicrobiota bacterium DNA harbors:
- a CDS encoding N-acetylmannosamine-6-phosphate 2-epimerase, with amino-acid sequence MIPKILNDLKGGLIVSCQAKKGEPFDASDRLALFARSAVMGGAVGIRTEGKSNTQFIVQSVEVPVIGLIKTTYPDGSVCITRTYTDVEKLLSVGAHMIAIDGTFRECNGFTGPEFIRKVRNRYTCPVMADIATVDEGLACVEAGATCLATTLSGYTPETKRKSQKSPDFKLVEELVKQTDIPVIAEGRIHTPEEAAKALSLGAWAVVVGTAITRPIEVTSWFVGKLKESAR; translated from the coding sequence ATGATACCAAAAATCCTGAATGACCTGAAAGGCGGATTGATTGTTTCCTGCCAAGCGAAAAAGGGGGAACCCTTCGATGCATCTGATCGTCTGGCCCTCTTTGCCAGGTCAGCGGTTATGGGAGGTGCTGTTGGCATACGGACTGAAGGAAAAAGCAATACCCAGTTTATTGTCCAGTCTGTAGAAGTCCCGGTTATCGGTCTTATCAAAACCACATATCCGGACGGATCGGTTTGCATAACCCGGACTTATACGGATGTGGAAAAATTGCTATCTGTTGGAGCTCACATGATAGCTATCGATGGGACCTTCAGAGAGTGCAACGGATTTACCGGACCTGAATTCATCCGGAAAGTCCGGAACCGTTATACCTGTCCGGTCATGGCCGATATTGCCACGGTAGATGAGGGACTGGCCTGTGTTGAAGCCGGTGCCACGTGTCTGGCGACCACACTGAGTGGATACACACCTGAAACAAAACGAAAAAGCCAGAAATCTCCTGATTTTAAACTTGTGGAAGAGCTGGTCAAGCAGACCGATATACCGGTGATTGCAGAAGGACGTATACACACACCGGAAGAAGCGGCAAAAGCCCTGAGTCTTGGAGCCTGGGCAGTAGTTGTGGGGACGGCTATCACCCGACCTATTGAGGTGACATCCTGGTTTGTGGGAAAATTGAAAGAATCTGCCCGATAA
- a CDS encoding FAD-dependent oxidoreductase — protein MESFDTIIYGASWYGVVRALKETREGREVALFHRYGFPGGLLSNAFSVCQYVDDNLPDSNTISGELYQDILHEKGGILKFGMSFVLMNPEIIKMKLLHHLNQSSVYLLFYAVPTSVEKKDETWGITFYQREGLKDYRCKTLVDASENVSLERLIRPVERLHHNVYHCFVRSPRKPEYEDITDYIKLEDDRWWISVSFETSSEDPSLAMHRSLDRLHHAMNRQGAVIQLVPMQAESLYRFKDGEKSNISPSYISDAEDIKKIVLNTSKGEEHDTKNPE, from the coding sequence ATGGAAAGTTTTGATACAATAATTTATGGTGCATCCTGGTATGGTGTTGTCCGGGCCCTGAAAGAAACCCGGGAAGGCCGGGAAGTCGCCCTGTTTCACCGGTATGGATTTCCGGGAGGATTGCTCAGTAACGCATTCAGTGTCTGCCAGTATGTGGACGACAACCTGCCCGATAGCAACACCATCAGCGGTGAACTCTATCAGGATATACTCCATGAAAAAGGAGGGATTTTAAAATTTGGTATGTCATTTGTCCTCATGAATCCTGAAATTATAAAAATGAAACTCCTGCATCATCTCAATCAATCCTCGGTATATCTTCTTTTTTACGCCGTTCCGACTTCGGTGGAAAAAAAGGATGAGACCTGGGGAATTACTTTTTACCAGCGGGAAGGACTCAAGGATTACCGTTGTAAAACCCTTGTGGATGCTTCGGAAAATGTGTCCCTTGAACGGCTTATCCGTCCCGTGGAACGCTTACATCACAATGTATATCACTGTTTTGTCCGGAGTCCGCGTAAACCTGAATATGAAGACATAACAGATTATATTAAACTGGAGGATGACCGGTGGTGGATCTCTGTATCCTTTGAAACAAGTTCCGAGGATCCTTCCCTTGCCATGCATCGGTCTCTGGACCGTCTTCATCATGCCATGAACAGGCAGGGCGCTGTGATTCAGCTTGTCCCCATGCAGGCTGAATCATTATACCGTTTCAAAGACGGGGAAAAATCAAACATTTCACCCTCTTATATTTCCGATGCGGAAGATATTAAGAAAATTGTTTTAAATACGTCAAAAGGAGAAGAGCATGATACCAAAAATCCTGAATGA